From Musa acuminata AAA Group cultivar baxijiao unplaced genomic scaffold, Cavendish_Baxijiao_AAA HiC_scaffold_809, whole genome shotgun sequence, a single genomic window includes:
- the LOC135664164 gene encoding photosystem II protein D1: MTAILERRESTSLWGRFCNWITSTENRLYIGWFGVLMIPTLLTATSVFIIAFIAAPPVDIDGIREPVSGSLLYGNNIISGAIIPTSAAIGLHFYPIWEAASVDEWLYNGGPYELIVLHFLLGVACYMGREWELSFRLGMRPWIAVAYSAPVAAATAVFLIYPIGQGSFSDGMPLGISGTFNFMIVFQAEHNILMHPFHMLGVAGVFGGSLFSAMHGSLVTSSLIRETTENESANAGYRFGQEEETYNIVAAHGYFGRLIFQYASFNNSRSLHFFLAAWPVIGIWFTSLGISTMAFNLNGFNFNQSVVDSQGRVINTWADIINRANLGMEVMHERNAHNFPLDLAAVEVSSTNG; this comes from the coding sequence ATGACTGCAATTTTAGAGAGACGCGAAAGTACAAGCCTATGGGGTCGTTTCTGCAACTGGATAACCAGCACTGAAAACCGTCTTTATATTGGGtggttcggtgttttgatgatccctaccttattgaccgcaacttctgtatttattatcgccttcattgctgctcctccagtagatattgatggtattcgtgaacctgtttctggttctctactttatgGAAATAATATTATCTCTGGTGCTATTATTCCTACTTCTGCAGCTATAGGTTTACATTTTTACCCAATCTGGGAAGCAGCATCTGTTGATGAGTGGTTATACAATGGTGGTCCTTATGAGCTAATTGTTCTACACTTCTTACTTGGTGTAGCTTGTTACATGGGTCGTGAGTGGGAACTTAGTTTCCGTCTGGGTATGCGTCCTTGGATTGCTGTTGCATATTCAGCTCCTGTTGCAGCTGCTACTGCTGTTTTCTTGATCTACCCTATTGGTCAAGGAAGTTTCTCTGATGGTATGCCTTTAGGAATATCTGGTACTTtcaacttcatgattgtattccaggcaGAACACAACATCCTTATGCATCCATTTCACATGTTAGGTGTAGCTGGTGTATTCGGCGGCTCCCTATTCAGTGCTATGCATGGTTCCTTGGTAACCTCTAGTTTGATCAGGGAAACCACTGAAAACGAATCTGCTAACGCAGGTTACAGATTCGGTCAAGAGGAAGAGACTTATAATATCGTAGCTGCTCATGGTTATTTTGGCCGATTGATCTTCCAATATGCTAGTTTCAACAACTCTCGTTCTTTACATTTCTTCTTGGCTGCTTGGCCTGTAATTGGTATCTGGTTCACTTCTTTAGGTATTAGCACCATGGCTTTCAACCTAAATGGTTTCAATTTCAACCAATCCGTAGTTGACAGTCAGGGTCGTGTCATTAACACTTGGGCTGATATCATCAACCGTGCTAACCTTGGTATGGAAGTAATGCATGAACGTAATGCTCACAACTTCCCTCTAGACCTAGCTGCTGTCGAAGTTTCATCTACAAATGGATAA